The Bacteroidota bacterium sequence TAATTTTTTTAGATTCTTTGCTCATACAAGTTCATTCTTGCCAGAGCTTAACAAATTAGGTGATTACGATGAAGTCCAGCCTCATATGTGGGAATTAGATAAAATGTTTGATTTGGCGCACGATAAAAATATGCATTTCATTTTTTGTTTGGATAATTTTCAGACTTACGACATTAATGACCCATTCTGTTTTACTAATGGATGGCAAAATAACCCTTATCATACAACAATTCCAGGAGTGAACCAACCTATTGATTTTTTTCAAAACCCAATTGCCAAAAAGTATTACCAAAATCGGTTAAGATATATGCTTTCTCGTTGGGGTTACTCAAGTAATATCGCTCTTTTTCAAATTATGAATGAAATTGACCAAACTGGACGTGAATATGCTGTCGGCAACAGCGAAGTTCCCATACGGAATGATTATAAAAACTCTTCGAACTATCGTCAGGCCACAGCAAGTTGGCACTGGGAAATGGCGGAATATATTAAATCTATTGATCAAAAAAAACATTTGGTTTCCACAAGTTATTCTGGCGAACCTGAAAATGATGACAATACATATTTTTCTCCCAATATAAATGTCACAAGTATTCATAGTTATGGATTGAATAGGCGAATAAATTTGGATAGGAACAATGCTCTGTTTCCAATTATACGGAAATACAAAAAGCCATCTACAATTGGCGAAATGGGCAATGGGAATTTTTTAGTTGACAATTGCTTTGATCTTGAATTTCACAATTCCATTTGGGCCAGTGCTTTTATGGGAGGTTATTCTGTTGGTTTAAATTGGAATGCCTGGGAAAAAAACGAATATCGTGCAAATAATATTTCTCACTTAAGGTGGTTTTTTGATAATAATGTAGATTTGAGTAAGGCGAGAGATGTTTTGTTTGGTTCTGAAGATGAGTTACACAAGATAACTTATATAGATTATTCTTTTATAAAGGCTCAAAGTTTGGAAAGAACATATGAATATTACTATTTGACTGATCTAAAAGGTTATTTTGCCGGATGGGTTCACAATATGAGTTGCCATTGGTGGAATTACAGATACATTGATCCATGTATTAACTCTTTAGTTGCTGCTGGTCAGGCAACTAACCCCGATGTTGGGACAAAAGCTGATCAAAATTTAGTTAGTCCTTATACAATTGCAGAGCGCAATATTAAAATTACAAGTGGATTGTCATTCTCAAAAAAGTATGAATTAAAATGGTTTTATACACGAATAATTCAACATTCTTTAACTACGTTAACCATTGCTCCTAACTTATTTGGTAAAGCCAAACTTCCGGTTCCTACAACTGATGAAAATTATCCTGATTGGGCCTTTGTTTTAAAGAGTAAAGACTGTTTTTTTTGTAAACAATCAAATCTTGGTCATGTTGTTTTAGACCCTGACACATTAGATTGTCCGAATGATACCATTATTGCAACAGGAACTTATGAGGACGATTCAACCGGAATTTTTAACTACAATTGGAATTTCGGAAATGGACAATTTTCCAATGTCGCTCATCCCAAAATTTATTATTCAATACCCGGTTCATATGATATTAGATTAATTGTAACCGATACTTTGGGACAAATAGATACGCTTGACCAACGATTTATTGTGCAGGATTGTAGGCCTACGGTTGGTGGATTTTTAAAGAGAGATACTATTTGTGGGAGTGGTCCAGCTGTGGGTGACACGATTATATTTATTGATTCTTCTGGAAGTATTGTGAATAGTATCTCTTATGTAGTAACAGATTCGAGTGGGTTCTTCTCATTCAACAAAGCTGAGGTTCATTCCTTAGACACCGCTATTCGATATCGAATTGCTACCAAAAGTGGTTTAGCTATAGCTGATACAGCAAGCCATACAATACGC is a genomic window containing:
- a CDS encoding VCBS repeat-containing protein gives rise to the protein MIKKVIITVLLANNVLAQSGMPDLLVPDIGSQGAPECTQECYVGPTQPNSTYITGGSFKGILAGKCVHLLNGFHAGNFTAGGNFHATISNTLLDLKVITPYSAIGASVGKYEKYELGIKLPATIQAQIDNYLAGGSGINPYDPDQIDISFNAFRTTPFRHSISGYAFFYKEFIHNSTNTSWDNVINDPNKDYTWRLRIAPDEVGEWSGSISVNVNHTTVSIGCFNFNCVPSNNQGYLKVGNYDRLKFSETGNQFFGIGQNIGFVNSFSCAYYSAQPQHYITWQGYVSDLASNGGNFFRFFAHTSSFLPELNKLGDYDEVQPHMWELDKMFDLAHDKNMHFIFCLDNFQTYDINDPFCFTNGWQNNPYHTTIPGVNQPIDFFQNPIAKKYYQNRLRYMLSRWGYSSNIALFQIMNEIDQTGREYAVGNSEVPIRNDYKNSSNYRQATASWHWEMAEYIKSIDQKKHLVSTSYSGEPENDDNTYFSPNINVTSIHSYGLNRRINLDRNNALFPIIRKYKKPSTIGEMGNGNFLVDNCFDLEFHNSIWASAFMGGYSVGLNWNAWEKNEYRANNISHLRWFFDNNVDLSKARDVLFGSEDELHKITYIDYSFIKAQSLERTYEYYYLTDLKGYFAGWVHNMSCHWWNYRYIDPCINSLVAAGQATNPDVGTKADQNLVSPYTIAERNIKITSGLSFSKKYELKWFYTRIIQHSLTTLTIAPNLFGKAKLPVPTTDENYPDWAFVLKSKDCFFCKQSNLGHVVLDPDTLDCPNDTIIATGTYEDDSTGIFNYNWNFGNGQFSNVAHPKIYYSIPGSYDIRLIVTDTLGQIDTLDQRFIVQDCRPTVGGFLKRDTICGSGPAVGDTIIFIDSSGSIVNSISYVVTDSSGFFSFNKAEVHSLDTAIRYRIATKSGLAIADTASHTIREWITLSPVMLHLEPDFPQQYFTKVTTGDIVNLGRTTSSSWGDYDGDGDLDVIAFCNPANTLYRNDCDGNFTQVTGNVLSTPTTPFNSTPAEWIDYDNDGDIDIILYKLAGGTGVPQSAQLYQNDGSGNFTLITTGQMVNDTLSPRSA